In one Dunckerocampus dactyliophorus isolate RoL2022-P2 chromosome 9, RoL_Ddac_1.1, whole genome shotgun sequence genomic region, the following are encoded:
- the plcl1 gene encoding inactive phospholipase C-like protein 1: protein MSERDNDGAPDFIPARVSRGRRSGVILPGGGGQDAETILLESVKAAPRRSSIIKDPSVQKVGGGRKKTVSFSSMPSEKKVSSAADCLAFMQGGCELKKVRPNSRVYCRFYTLEADLSCLRWEPSKKDGEKARLDVCSIREVRTGKSTETFLHNGPLSEHLAEEAAFSIIHGEDYQSLDLVALSADVANIWVTGLRYLLAHPSVIGGAGGGVGGGLGQGEGGTIEGSLGSKLRSEWLAAEFARVDEDGYGIVSEDMAVATICKLCPGIKEAKVRLRFKEIQRSKEKLTSHVTREEFQEAYCELCTRPDVYFLMVQLSKDREYLDPQDLRLFLETEQGLSLATAEGCLELLRRYEPSDQGKERGILGLDGFARYLQSHECQLLDPEHEGVCQDMNMPLSHYYISTSYRSYLLDDQVHGRADLGGLIKALQSGCRCLELGVTDGPEGEPLLGVDYGPDISCHHHHHQHHHHHAPVTIRSALEVVNKYAFLTSQYPLLVYLCQHCSPVQQRTMAQHLKKVLGSRLYTPESLPVSLGGRATTLPSPEQLKGRILIVGKKLPPEQEGSDGDVSEEEEEIGGGGPLAGRRMTIPGEEDLGVVLVVPPPSQPRKLRLHKDLSDLVAIARTGSRHFYAQRSSHKQHSPPSSPGSPGTPLGVETPYWTLCSLGEGEAGRLTTESPEDLVMFTKRTLTRVRPSSVRLDSSNPNPQGYWKGGVQLVALNQQTPGAMLDLHKGRFSQNGGCGYVLRPAVMRDEVSYFSAHTQGCMPGVPPQTLRIKVISAHNLPKPQGSGAKGEVIDPYVVLELHGVPADCAEQRTRTALQNQDDPLFDETFEFEVNMPELALLRFVVLDDDYIGDDFIGQYSVAFECLQSGYRNVPLLGLMGEPLAHASLFVHVAVTNRRGGGKAHRRGLSVRRVGRRGREYVTLRNTGIKVVDETFKPAIAPLKEVMDLREEAQGTIASLKEQCGLPTVAKLKQCIQCLATRLQSPDGTMGATMVLKEGYPSLEALVSVSEATRKLLTAYDTMIAAQKQLIENADGVLERIAQVQKEGMDFHEDLSRLAEKEGLKGCKLSKAVESFTWNITVLKGQSDLLRGAKMDSLDALRQLALACEASGLTSPSSNSSSLSTFSSATAELHYTSQTSGGRRSSTHSNGRV from the exons GATCCTTCAGTGCAGAAGGTGGGCGGAGGCAGAAAGAAGACTGTGTCATTCAGCAGCATGCCCTCAGAGAAGAAG GTGAGCAGCGCAGCCGACTGCTTGGCCTTTATGCAGGGCGGCTGCGAACTGAAGAAGGTGCGTCCCAACTCCAGAGTCTACTGTCGTTTCTACACACTGGAAGCTGACCTGAGCTGCTTACGCTGGGAGCCCTCCAAGAAGGACGGGGAGAAGGCTCGGCTGGATGTCTGCAGCATTCGAGAGGTCCGAACAGGGAAGAGCACCGAGACCTTCCTCCATAATGGACCCCTCTCTGAGCACCTGGCTGAGGAGGCGGCCTTCTCCATCATACATGGCGAGGACTACCAG TCCCTAGACTTGGTGGCGCTGTCGGCTGACGTGGCTAATATCTGGGTGACGGGCCTCCGCTACCTGCTAGCGCACCCCTCGGTCATCGGCGGGGCCGGCGGAGGTGTCGGAGGAGGCTTGGGGCAGGGTGAAGGAGGAACCATTGAGGGCAGTCTGGGCAGCAAGCTGAGGAGCGAGTGGCTGGCAGCCGAGTTCGCTCGGGTGGACGAGGACGGCTACGGCATTGTGTCGGAGGACATGGCGGTGGCTACCATCTGTAAGCTGTGTCCAGGCATCAAGGAAGCTAAG gtGCGTCTTCGCTTCAAGGAGATCCAACGCAGCAAGGAGAAGCTCACCTCCCACGTTACACGCGAGGAGTTCCAGGAGGCCTACTGCGAGCTGTGCACGCGGCCTGACGTGTACTTCCTCATGGTGCAGCTGTCGAAGGACCGCGAGTATCTGGACCCTCAGGACCTGCGCCTCTTCTTGGAGACGGAACAGGGTCTGTCCTTGGCCACGGCCGAGGGCTGTTTGGAGCTCCTGAGACGCTATGAGCCCTCAGATCAAGGCAAAGAGAGGGGGATTCTGGGGTTGGACGGGTTCGCTCGTTACCTGCAGTCCCACGAGTGTCAGCTGCTGGACCCGGAGCACGAGGGTGTTTGCCAGGACATGAACATGCCTCTGTCTCACTATTACATCAG CACCTCCTACCGGTCCTACCTTCTGGATGATCAGGTCCACGGCAGGGCTGACCTCGGTGGGCTAATCAAGGCCTTGCAGTCTGGCTGTCGCTGCCTCGAGCTGGGAGTTACAGATGGCCCGGAAGGGGAGCCTCTTCTCGGGGTGGACTACGGTCCGGACATCTCGtgtcaccaccaccatcatcagcatcaccaccaccatgcaCCAGTCACCATCCGCTCCGCTCTGGAGGTGGTCAACAAGTATGCCTTCCTGACCTCGCAGTATCCCCTCCTGGTGTACTTGTGTCAGCACTGCTCACCCGTCCAGCAGCGTACCATGGCACAACATCTGAAGAAGGTGCTTGGTTCCAGACTCTACACTCCAGAGTCCTTGCCCGTCAGCCTGGGAGGACGAGCCACCACCCTACCATCCCCCGAGCAGCTCAAAGGACGCATCCTTATCGTGGGCAAGAAGCTTCCTCCAGAGCAAGAAGGCTCAGATGGGGACGTGtctgaggaagaagaggagattGGAGGTGGAGGACCTCTGGCTGGACGTAGAATGACCATTCCGGGTGAGGAGGACCTGGGCGTGGTCTTGGTGGTCCCGCCTCCCTCTCAACCGAGGAAGCTCCGCCTTCACAAAGACCTCTCAGATCTGGTGGCCATTGCCCGCACAGGCAGCCGCCACTTTTACGCCCAAAGATCCAGTCACAAGCAGCACTCGCCGCCCAGCAGTCCCGGCTCTCCTGGCACCCCCTTGGGTGTGGAGACCCCCTACTGGACACTGTGCTCCCTGGGCGAGGGGGAGGCCGGGCGGCTCACCACGGAGAGCCCAGAGGATCTTGTTATGTTCACAAAGCGCACTCTAACGAGGGTGCGGCCCAGCTCAGTGCGCCTGGATTCCAGTAACCCCAACCCGCAAGGCTACTGGAAAGGGGGGGTGCAGCTTGTGGCCTTAAACCAGCAGACCCCTGGTGCCATGCTGGACCTTCACAAAGGACGCTTCTCTCAGAATGGAGGGTGCGGGTATGTTCTGAGGCCTGCCGTCATGAGGGACGAGGTGTCGTACTTCAGTGCCCACACGCAGGGATGCATGCCAGGGGTGCCGCCTCAGACTCTCCGCATTAAg GTTATCAGTGCCCACAACCTACCTAAACCTCAGGGATCAGGTGCCAAGGGCGAAGTCATTGACCCCTACGTGGTTCTGGAGCTGCACGGCGTTCCTGCCGACTGTGCAGAACAGCGCACACGCACCGCTCTGCAGAACCAGGACGATCCCCTCTTTGACGAGACCTTTGAGTTTGAA GTGAACATGCCCGAGCTGGCCTTGCTGCGTTTTGTGGTTCTGGATGATGACTACATCGGTGACGACTTCATCGGCCAGTACAGTGTGGCTTTCGAGTGCCTTCAGTCCGGCTACCGCAACGTGCCCCTGCTGGGCCTGATGGGGGAGCCCTTGGCCCACGCCAGCCTCTTTGTCCATGTGGCTGTCACAAACCGGCGAGGGGGCGGCAAGGCTCACCGCCGGGGTCTGTCGGTTAGGAGGGTGGGACGGAGGGGGCGGGAGTACGTCACGCTGAGGAACACAGGCATCAAAGTGGTGGACGAGACCTTCAAGCCCGCCATTGCGCCCCTGAAAGAAGTGATGGACCTGAGGGAGGAAGCTCAG GGCACCATTGCCAGTCTGAAAGAGCAGTGTGGGCTCCCCACGGTGGCCAAACTCAAGCAGTGCATCCAGTGCCTGGCCACCAGGCTGCAGAGCCCCGACGGCACCATGGGAGCTACCATGGTGCTCAAGGAGGGGTACCCGTCCCTGGAGGCCCTGGTCAGTGTCTCGGAGGCCACGCGAAAACTGCTCACCGCCTATGACACG atgATCGCTGCTCAAAAGCAGCTGATTGAGAACGCTGATGGTGTCCTGGAAAGAATTGCTCAGGTGCAGAAAGAAG GAATGGACTTCCATGAAGATCTGTCCCGGCTGGCGGAGAAGGAGGGACTGAAAGGATGCAAGCTGAGCAAAGCAGTGGAGAGTTTCACCTGGAATATAACAGTGCTCAAA GGTCAAAGCGACCTCCTGCGGGGCGCTAAGATGGATTCCCTGGATGCTCTGAGGCAGCTGGCCCTGGCCTGTGAGGCCTCCGGACTCACCTCACCTTCCTCCAACTCCTCATCCTTGTCCACCTTCTCCAGCGCCACGGCTGAGCTGCACTACACTTCGCAGACCTCTGGCGGGCGCCGGAGCAGCACGCACAGCAATGGACGTGTCTGA